One window from the genome of Schistocerca piceifrons isolate TAMUIC-IGC-003096 chromosome 1, iqSchPice1.1, whole genome shotgun sequence encodes:
- the LOC124780346 gene encoding TAR DNA-binding protein 43-like — MTEYVQVAEEECEEPVELPTEEDGTLLLSTLVAQFPGACGLKYRCKESQGMRGIRLADGKLHPPEDGWKGNLYCCVFPKENKRKSDDNTINSMSKTKRMESKLKCTDLIVLGLPWKINDQQLREYFEAFGELLMSQVKVDPKTGQSKGFGFIRFKDIESQMRVISQRHLIGERWCDVKIPNSKDGHIQQMPSKVFVGRVTQDMTAQDLKDYFSDFGEVTDVFIPKPFRAFAFVTFLDPEVANSLCGEDHLIKGVSVRTGMALPKNADNYARNAGGYQGGPNRQGGMAMVGGARGRDWEDMRMGSASPRSNNTTLTPNVNMGQMGMGMSGQGGGSGANMGAQGNTSDMQNVLLTAVNPMLVAAALNQAGWGLMGSGQQGGQAAQQGNPSDTASTGTNQQPTNYGGGWMNSQGPAGGSTNGQQGMWSQKNKHDSMLKYN; from the coding sequence ATGACAGAGTACGTGCAGGTTGCGGAAGAAGAATGTGAGGAGCCTGTGGAGCTTCCTACTGAGGAAGATGGCACACTGCTACTATCAACATTGGTAGCACAGTTTCCAGGAGCATGTGGTCTGAAGTATCGTTGTAAGGAATCGCAGGGTATGAGAGGCATTCGTCTCGCTGATGGAAAATTGCATCCACCAGAGGATGGTTGGAAAGGTAATTTATATTGTTGTGTATTCCCCAAAGAGAACAAAAGGAAATCAGATGATAATACCATTAATTCAATGTCTAAGACCAAAAGAATGGAAAGCAAGCTGAAGTGCACTGATCTAATTGTTCTTGGTTTACCGTGGAAAATTAATGATCAGCAGTTACGTGAATATTTTGAGGCGTTTGGTGAATTGCTTATGTCACAAGTTAAGGTCGATCCCAAAACAGGACAGTCAAAAGgatttggtttcattaggtttaaGGACATAGAATCACAGATGCGAGTCATCTCGCAAAGACATTTAATTGGAGAACGTTGGTGTGATGTTAAAATACCTAATTCCAAAGATGGACACATTCAGCAAATGCCATCTAAAGTATTTGTTGGCAGAGTAACTCAAGATATGACAGCTCAAGATCTAAAGGATTACTTTTCTGACTTTGGTGAAGTAACTGATGTTTTCATTCCAAAACCATTCAGGGCATTTGCATTTGTGACTTTTTTAGATCCAGAGGTGGCTAACAGTTTGTGTGGAGAGGACCATCTTATTAAGGGTGTATCAGTTCGTACAGGCATGGCATTGCCAAAAAACGCCGATAATTACGCCCGCAATGCAGGCGGGTATCAAGGTGGTCCCAATAGGCAAGGTGGAATGGCAATGGTTGGTGGTGCCAGAGGTAGAGATTGGGAAGACATGAGAATGGGCTCTGCATCACCTCGGTCAAACAACACGACATTGACCCCAAATGTAAATATGGGTCAGATGGGTATGGGTATGTCTGGGCAGGGAGGTGGTAGTGGTGCAAATATGGGAGCACAAGGTAACACTTCAgacatgcaaaatgtattgttgacAGCGGTAAACCCCATGCTCGTGGCAGCTGCTCTAAATCAGGCTGGTTGGGGACTGATGGGGTCAGGTCAGCAAGGTGGACAGGCTGCTCAGCAAGGGAATCCTAGTGACACTGCTTCAACCGGAACAAATCAGCAACCCACTAATTATGGTGGTGGGTGGATGAACAGCCAAGGACCAGCTGGTGGCAGCACCAATGGCCAGCAGGGAATGTGGTCACAGAAAAACAAACATGATTCAATGCTGAAATATAACTGA